In Nicotiana tabacum cultivar K326 chromosome 2, ASM71507v2, whole genome shotgun sequence, the following proteins share a genomic window:
- the LOC107781565 gene encoding uncharacterized protein LOC107781565: MASRRNIPYSRLAVDEDEDYYGSAGRRPDPRFDYSPKSLDRIPWKSIALALFLLFLGCLLLLLSYFILSGHMGGERSQAYGLLGLGILTFLPGFYETRIAYYSWRGAQGYRFTSIPDY; the protein is encoded by the exons ATGGCTTCCAGGCGGAACATTCCTTACAGTCGTCTCGCTGTGGATGAAGATGAGGACTATTATGGTAGTGCTGGCAGGCGACCTGACCCTAGATTTGATTATTCACCAAAATCGTTAGATAGAATCCCCTGGAAGTCCATTGCCCTTGCTCTTTTTCTGCTCTTTCTGGGATGTCTGCTTCTCTTGCTATCATACTTCATCTTATCTGGTCATATGGGAGGAGAGCGCTCGCAGGCATATGGTCTTCTTGGACTTGGAATTCTCACTTTTCTCCCTG GTTTTTATGAGACACGGATTGCATATTATTCTTGGAGAGGTGCTCAAGGTTATCGATTTACTTCAATCCCTGACTATTGA
- the LOC107781566 gene encoding pentatricopeptide repeat-containing protein At4g21065-like, whose product MLQSVCLASSLPNHTVLSPKLKRSFDAKNNVQTPTSETPYTSLAYNFNSPFELKQVVAFLIKTNKPLSLLPLSRVASVCALTPNFSFAQQIFYCIEQPEVSVWNSCLRNLAEGNSVIDAIFLFHQMRIYNVVPDIFTCSFVLKACLKLLDLSCGKIVHAYIEKLGSQSNLVLLNALLHLYASCGAMADSMLLFDKMPQRDVVSWNIMITQLAKKGNINGAFELFSRMPERNLRSWTAMITGFVHCGKAKEAIRLFTEMEETGLRANEVTVVAVLAACADLGALQLGRRIHEYSNKSGFKRNIHICNTLIDMYIKCGCLEAAKAVFEEMKERTIVSWSAMIQGLAMHGQADEALELFNKMIKTGMKPNEVTFLGILHACSHMGLVNEGREFFGSMTRGYNITPQIEHYGCMVDLLSRAGLLKEAYEFIASMPIKPNGVIWGSFLGGCRIQKDVDMAEEAMRHLGILDPLNDGYYIIMSNIYAEAKRWEDAARVRKLMKDRGVKKTPGWSSITIAGVMHEFVAGDDNHPQAEEIFERWDKLLEQMRFKGYVPNTSVVLLDMEENEKEKYLYRHSEKLALVFGLMNTKPGETIRIMKNLRVCEDCHAAFKVISEIVKREIVVRDRNRFHCFKGGLCSCKDYW is encoded by the coding sequence ATGCTGCAGTCTGTTTGTTTGGCATCTTCACTTCCCAACCATACCGTTCTCTCCCCAAAACTCAAACGCTCCTTTGATGCCAAAAACAATGTGCAAACACCCACTTCAGAAACCCCCTACACTAGCCTTGCCTACAATTTCAACTCCCCATTTGAGCTCAAACAAGTTGTTGCCTTTCTCATTAAAACCAATAAACCTCTCTCATTACTCCCACTTTCTCGTGTTGCCTCCGTTTGTGCACTTACTCCCAACTTCTCATTCGCTCAACAGATTTTTTACTGTATTGAGCAGCCAGAAGTTTCTGTGTGGAATAGCTGCTTGAGAAATCTTGCTGAAGGCAATTCTGTTATTGATGCCATTTTCTTGTTTCATCAAATGCGCATTTACAATGTTGTACCTGATATTTTCACTTGCTCTTTTGTTCTCAAGGCTTGTTTGAAATTACTGGATCTTTCATGTGGGAAAATTGTCCATGCTTATATTGAGAAACTTGGGTCTCAGTCGAATTTAGTATTGCTAAACGCACTTCTTCACTTGTATGCTAGTTGTGGAGCAATGGCTGATTCCATGCTtctgtttgataaaatgcctcaACGAGATGTTGTGTCTTGGAATATAATGATTACACAATTAGCGAAGAAGGGTAATATTAATGGGGCGTTTGAATTGTTTTCCCGAATGCCCGAGAGAAATTTAAGGTCTTGGACTGCCATGATTACGGGTTTTGTTCATTGCGGGAAGGCTAAAGAGGCTATTAGACTTTTCACAGAAATGGAAGAGACTGGCTTGAGGGCGAATGAGGTGACTGTAGTGGCTGTTCTTGCAGCTTGTGCTGATTTGGGTGCACTTCAATTGGGCAGGAGGATTCATGAGTATTCAAATAAGAGCGGGTTTAAAAGAAATATTCACATTTGTAACACTCTGATTGACATGTACATTAAGTGTGGGTGCTTAGAGGCTGCAAAAGCTGTttttgaagaaatgaaggaaCGGACAATTGTATCGTGGTCTGCTATGATCCAGGGTTTAGCTATGCATGGACAGGCTGATGAAGCCTTAGAACTCTTTAACAAGATGATCAAAACGGGAATGAAGCCTAATGAGGTCACATTTCTTGGAATCTTGCATGCTTGTAGCCATATGGGGTTGGTCAATGAGGGGCGAGAATTTTTCGGTAGTATGACTAGAGGCTATAACATTACTCCCCAAATTGAGCATTATGGTTGCATGGTTGATCTCTTGAGTCGCGCAGGACTTCTTAAAGAGGCATATGAGTTCATCGCAAGCATGCCTATAAAGCCAAATGGTGTCATATGGGGTTCTTTTCTAGGTGGATGTAGAATTCAAAAGGATGTGGACATGGCCGAGGAAGCTATGAGGcacctaggtatattggaccctctTAATGACGGATACTATATAATTATGTCAAATATTTATGCAGAAGCTAAGCGCTGGGAAGATGCAGCAAGGGTGAGGAAGTTGATGAAAGATCGAGGAGTAAAGAAAACTCCAGGTTGGAGTTCAATAACTATAGCAGGAGTAATGCATGAATTTGTGGCCGGAGATGACAACCATCCTCAGGCAGAGGAGATCTTTGAAAGATGGGACAAACTGCTAGAACAGATGAGGTTCAAAGGATATGTACCAAATACTTCAGTGGTTCTACTAGACATGGAAGAGaatgagaaagaaaaatatttgtatCGCCATAGTGAGAAATTGGCCCTTGTTTTTGGTTTGATGAACACCAAACCAGGAGAAACAATAAGGATAATGAAGAATCTTCGCGTTTGTGAAGACTGCCATGCTGCTTTCAAAGTAATATCAGAAATTGTCAAGCGAGAGATAGTTGTGCGTGATAGGAATAGATTTCATTGTTTTAAAGGTGGTCTTTGTTCTTGTAAGGACTATTGGTAG